One Thioclava electrotropha DNA segment encodes these proteins:
- a CDS encoding acyltransferase family protein gives MAQKIVGLDWLRAIAAILVMIGHARAFLFVDFSELANDPTVVAKVFYLLTGLGTYSVIIFFVLSGYLVAGSVDRVYHEGRWSWKEYAVHRVVRLGIVLLPVLVMTAMFDWLGASQFDPAYYRGEFGAEFASAPNEPVANGVLVFLGNAFFLHNIIVPVYGSNGPLWSIAYEFWYYVAFPLGFFALKPGRYQLFFAALFVLTMWFIGLDLAVLFPTWLFGYFAWKARDGLLGRLVATKAIYALAVVFALFVVMSALKFVNDYSIGSLYITAVATFFAVIALSNPVFDHCARLAEFLSKISYSLYLVHFPLMALLSSMRHVARFDALRNGMVLFGVYILSSFLLAWCVHWLFERHTATLQRAILRSMRQRPRLGAAE, from the coding sequence ATGGCACAGAAGATTGTAGGTCTCGACTGGCTTCGCGCAATCGCCGCGATACTGGTGATGATCGGCCACGCGAGAGCTTTCCTTTTCGTCGACTTCTCCGAGCTTGCGAACGACCCGACGGTCGTCGCCAAAGTCTTCTATTTGCTCACCGGTCTCGGCACCTATTCCGTAATCATTTTCTTCGTGCTCTCAGGCTATCTGGTCGCTGGCTCCGTGGATCGGGTCTATCACGAAGGTCGATGGTCGTGGAAAGAGTACGCGGTTCACAGGGTGGTCCGTTTGGGTATCGTCTTGCTCCCGGTGCTCGTCATGACAGCAATGTTCGACTGGCTTGGAGCGTCTCAATTTGACCCGGCTTACTATCGAGGTGAGTTTGGGGCCGAGTTCGCGAGCGCCCCGAACGAGCCGGTGGCCAACGGCGTCCTCGTTTTTCTGGGCAATGCTTTCTTCCTGCACAATATTATCGTTCCCGTTTACGGGAGTAATGGACCGCTTTGGAGCATCGCCTACGAATTTTGGTATTACGTCGCTTTTCCGCTCGGCTTTTTTGCATTGAAACCAGGCCGTTATCAGCTCTTTTTTGCCGCGCTCTTCGTTCTGACGATGTGGTTCATCGGGCTCGACTTGGCAGTACTCTTTCCGACTTGGTTGTTTGGATACTTTGCGTGGAAAGCACGCGACGGGCTTCTCGGACGCCTTGTTGCAACGAAAGCGATCTATGCGCTCGCGGTGGTCTTCGCGCTTTTCGTCGTCATGTCCGCTCTCAAGTTCGTCAATGATTACTCAATCGGCTCACTCTACATCACGGCTGTCGCGACCTTTTTCGCGGTGATCGCGCTCTCAAATCCGGTTTTCGACCACTGCGCGCGACTGGCAGAGTTCCTCTCCAAAATCTCTTACTCTCTGTATCTTGTTCATTTCCCTCTGATGGCCTTGCTCAGTTCGATGCGTCATGTCGCGAGGTTCGACGCTTTGCGGAACGGGATGGTCCTGTTCGGGGTGTATATCCTGTCCTCCTTCTTGCTCGCGTGGTGTGTTCATTGGCTTTTTGAGCGTCATACGGCGACACTCCAGAGAGCTATCCTTAGAAGCATGCGCCAGCGTCCTAGGCTCGGGGCCGCGGAATGA
- a CDS encoding DUF6455 family protein — MGMQSEIDLNFWVTRGMARRLGVNISEAMHNGFLTQADFAEMITTCRTCGRTEFCLAVLAEKGEGPQAIPTDCPNYEVLTSLRALQ, encoded by the coding sequence ATGGGAATGCAAAGCGAAATCGATCTGAACTTCTGGGTGACGCGCGGTATGGCGCGGCGTCTTGGAGTGAATATCTCCGAAGCGATGCATAACGGCTTCCTCACGCAAGCCGATTTCGCCGAGATGATCACCACCTGCCGCACCTGTGGACGCACCGAGTTCTGCCTCGCTGTTTTGGCGGAGAAGGGCGAAGGCCCGCAGGCCATCCCCACGGATTGCCCCAATTACGAGGTCCTGACCTCTCTGCGCGCCCTGCAATAA
- a CDS encoding DUF6455 family protein has product MTAAKHLNRHAAMMNRMAQQMGGDLSMEMASGRLSGEGWRDALIRCTKCREAGACLLWLAEHDPQSNPAKAPPAYCENRLMMSRLRATVGAEPQGVE; this is encoded by the coding sequence ATGACCGCTGCCAAACATCTCAATCGCCACGCGGCGATGATGAACCGGATGGCCCAGCAGATGGGCGGCGATCTCAGCATGGAAATGGCCAGCGGACGGCTCAGTGGCGAGGGCTGGAGAGACGCGCTGATCCGCTGCACCAAGTGCCGCGAGGCCGGGGCCTGCCTGCTCTGGCTGGCCGAGCATGACCCGCAAAGCAACCCCGCGAAGGCACCTCCCGCCTATTGCGAAAACCGCCTGATGATGTCGCGGCTCCGCGCCACCGTCGGCGCCGAACCCCAAGGAGTGGAATGA
- a CDS encoding DUF2254 domain-containing protein, protein MAIFSRLRWRLKVILREIWVRVTAFGVLGVLTALGSAGFGYLVPPDLGYKMGAGSVEPILKIIATAMLTVTTFSLQIMITAFSSAQTGATPRAIKLMQTDRVTQNVLASFIGSFVFSLVGIIALETNVYDDSGRFILLVVTLGVVAMVVISLLRWVQHLSEFGRLGDVISRVESAASTALKARCERPWLGGKEWEEPPVGVFGITSTRTGHVQHVDMGALQKVAEAHDCRIWLCARPGEFVHGASHLVQCDALPGDTETREEIEEAARDAFTIDHARDYDQDPQFGLIALAEIASRALSPAINDPGTGIDILGRLARVLAEWHPPNSPECVFDRVYVRAVTPEQYTEDAFAAIGRDGAGHLEVALRQQEVLEAVAEMHPDHFGRPAAHQALRAAAHSQSGMTLRRDRAVVAEQAQALAARFAPDLDCNVGHEIDGDTSDRNA, encoded by the coding sequence ATGGCAATCTTTTCGCGACTGCGCTGGCGGCTGAAGGTCATCCTGCGGGAGATCTGGGTGCGGGTGACGGCCTTCGGCGTGCTGGGGGTCCTGACCGCGCTGGGATCGGCGGGCTTCGGCTATCTCGTGCCGCCGGATCTCGGCTACAAGATGGGGGCAGGCTCGGTGGAGCCGATCCTGAAGATCATCGCGACCGCGATGCTGACCGTCACCACCTTCTCGTTGCAGATCATGATCACCGCGTTCAGCTCGGCCCAGACAGGGGCCACGCCGCGCGCGATCAAGTTGATGCAGACCGACCGCGTCACGCAGAACGTGCTGGCGAGCTTCATCGGCTCTTTCGTCTTCTCTCTGGTCGGGATCATCGCGCTCGAGACGAATGTCTATGACGACTCGGGGCGGTTCATCCTTCTGGTGGTGACGCTTGGCGTGGTGGCGATGGTGGTGATCTCGCTGTTGCGCTGGGTGCAGCATCTGAGCGAATTCGGACGCTTGGGCGACGTGATCAGCCGCGTCGAGAGTGCCGCGAGCACGGCGCTGAAGGCACGCTGCGAGCGGCCGTGGCTCGGCGGCAAGGAATGGGAAGAGCCGCCCGTGGGTGTCTTCGGGATCACCTCGACTCGGACCGGCCATGTGCAGCATGTCGATATGGGCGCGCTGCAAAAGGTCGCCGAGGCGCATGACTGCCGGATCTGGCTTTGCGCGCGGCCCGGCGAATTCGTCCATGGGGCGTCTCATTTGGTCCAATGCGATGCGCTGCCGGGCGATACCGAGACCCGCGAGGAGATCGAGGAGGCCGCGCGCGACGCCTTCACCATCGACCATGCCCGCGACTATGATCAGGATCCGCAATTCGGGTTGATCGCGCTGGCCGAGATCGCCTCTCGTGCGCTTTCGCCTGCGATCAACGACCCCGGCACTGGTATCGATATTCTCGGGCGTCTGGCGAGGGTTCTGGCCGAATGGCACCCGCCGAACAGCCCCGAATGCGTGTTCGACCGCGTCTATGTGCGCGCGGTGACGCCCGAGCAATATACCGAGGATGCTTTCGCCGCGATCGGGCGCGATGGGGCGGGGCATCTGGAAGTCGCTCTGCGCCAGCAGGAAGTGCTGGAAGCCGTGGCCGAGATGCATCCCGATCACTTCGGCCGTCCCGCCGCGCATCAGGCGCTGCGCGCCGCAGCTCATTCGCAATCCGGGATGACCTTGAGGCGCGACCGCGCCGTGGTCGCAGAGCAAGCGCAGGCGTTGGCCGCGCGCTTCGCGCCCGATCTGGATTGCAATGTCGGACATGAAATCGACGGCGATACCTCGGATCGCAACGCTTGA
- a CDS encoding M48 family metallopeptidase, protein MPSFRFLLVILSLAVTLLSGCVPTMAPLPQTEISPEDRQRAEVAVSRLVDVGDRMEPQIEQECRKRTRKLNCDYLFVVDDRLDLDANAFQTTDRSGRPVIGVTLAMIAEVRNADELAFVIGHEAAHHIAGHIAARERDAAVGAAYLGRAVQAQGADPLTVQRARRIGAEIGSRLYSKDYELEADRLGTIITWDAGYDPLKGAQFFLRLPDPGDKTLGTHPPNKLRFDVVRDTVAQLRAGKIPAGS, encoded by the coding sequence ATGCCTTCCTTCCGCTTTCTCCTCGTGATCCTGTCGCTCGCGGTGACGCTGCTTTCGGGCTGCGTGCCGACAATGGCGCCTTTGCCGCAGACCGAAATCTCGCCCGAAGACAGGCAACGCGCCGAAGTGGCCGTGTCGCGGTTGGTCGATGTGGGCGACCGGATGGAGCCGCAGATCGAGCAGGAATGCCGAAAGCGCACGCGAAAGCTCAACTGCGATTACCTCTTCGTGGTCGATGACCGGCTCGATCTGGATGCGAATGCGTTTCAGACCACCGATCGCTCGGGCCGCCCGGTGATCGGGGTGACGCTTGCGATGATCGCCGAAGTGCGCAATGCCGACGAGCTGGCCTTCGTGATCGGCCACGAGGCCGCCCATCACATCGCGGGTCATATCGCGGCGCGCGAACGCGATGCTGCGGTGGGAGCGGCCTATCTGGGCCGTGCGGTGCAGGCACAGGGCGCCGATCCCCTGACCGTGCAGCGCGCGCGCAGAATCGGGGCCGAGATCGGTTCGCGGCTCTACTCCAAGGATTACGAGTTGGAGGCCGACCGGCTCGGCACGATCATCACATGGGACGCGGGCTACGATCCGCTCAAAGGCGCGCAGTTCTTCCTGCGCCTGCCCGACCCGGGCGACAAGACGCTGGGCACCCACCCGCCCAACAAGCTGCGCTTCGACGTGGTGCGCGACACCGTCGCCCAATTGCGTGCGGGCAAGATCCCGGCGGGCAGCTGA
- a CDS encoding DUF167 domain-containing protein, with protein MTDLSHLAIPGSEIALRVTPKASRNEIRVGDEGLRAYVTVVPENGKANAAVVKLLAKALGVAKSRLTLIRGETARDKVFRLD; from the coding sequence ATGACGGATCTCAGCCACCTTGCCATTCCGGGCAGCGAAATCGCGCTGCGCGTGACGCCGAAAGCGTCGCGCAACGAGATACGCGTGGGGGATGAAGGGCTTCGGGCCTATGTCACGGTCGTGCCGGAGAACGGCAAGGCCAATGCGGCGGTGGTCAAATTGCTGGCGAAGGCGCTGGGCGTCGCGAAATCGCGGCTGACGCTGATCCGCGGCGAGACCGCGCGCGACAAGGTGTTCCGCCTCGATTGA
- a CDS encoding nitroreductase family protein: MTELPEVNPAERNDAAMAFLLTRRSRPAKTLKAPAPDAAALREILTAAARTPDHGKLEPWRFITITREAAQRLGAEAETRAKAQGLPEEKIAKAGKQFHDSQLCVAVVFSPKDSEKVPQVEQLYSAGAVCLSLLNAALAAGWGANWLTGWAAHDEAFGREMLGLKEGESVAGFIHLGTEGVQPPERPRPDLDAITTRISE; the protein is encoded by the coding sequence ATGACTGAACTGCCCGAAGTGAACCCGGCCGAGCGCAATGACGCGGCGATGGCTTTCCTTCTGACCCGCCGGTCGCGCCCGGCCAAGACCCTCAAGGCCCCTGCCCCCGACGCGGCCGCGCTGCGCGAGATCCTGACCGCCGCGGCGCGCACCCCCGATCACGGCAAGCTGGAGCCGTGGCGCTTCATCACCATCACCCGCGAGGCCGCGCAGCGTCTGGGCGCCGAGGCCGAGACCCGCGCGAAGGCGCAGGGCCTGCCCGAAGAGAAGATCGCCAAGGCGGGCAAGCAATTCCATGACAGCCAGCTTTGCGTGGCGGTGGTGTTCTCGCCCAAGGACAGCGAGAAGGTGCCGCAGGTCGAGCAGCTCTATTCGGCGGGCGCGGTCTGCCTGTCGCTTCTGAACGCGGCTCTCGCCGCGGGCTGGGGCGCGAACTGGCTCACCGGCTGGGCCGCGCATGACGAGGCCTTCGGGCGCGAGATGCTGGGCCTCAAGGAGGGCGAAAGCGTCGCGGGCTTCATCCATCTGGGCACCGAAGGCGTGCAGCCTCCCGAACGCCCCCGCCCCGACCTCGACGCGATCACGACCCGGATTTCGGAATGA
- a CDS encoding EI24 domain-containing protein, which translates to MIISSYVKAWADLLRPGAMKVVGFGVALSLGLLVAIYVAMVMLIGWLVPDSFSLPFIGEVGHIDTALSIVSAGVILFASIFLMVPVASAFTGFFLEDVAEMVEDVHYPTLPPVRKLTFAEGMRDTVRFFGVILAANIIALMIYPFVIPLAPFLFFGLNGYLLGREYFQMAAFRRMEREAALELYERNKVTIWAAGALMAVPLSIPLVNLFVPVLGAAGFTHLFHAITGRRG; encoded by the coding sequence ATGATCATCTCGAGCTATGTGAAAGCCTGGGCCGATCTGCTGCGGCCCGGTGCGATGAAAGTCGTGGGCTTCGGCGTGGCCCTCTCGCTGGGCCTTCTGGTCGCGATCTATGTGGCGATGGTGATGCTGATCGGCTGGCTGGTGCCGGACAGCTTCTCGCTGCCCTTCATCGGCGAGGTCGGCCATATCGATACCGCGCTGTCGATCGTGTCGGCGGGCGTGATCCTGTTCGCCTCGATCTTCCTGATGGTGCCCGTGGCCTCCGCCTTCACCGGCTTCTTCCTCGAAGACGTGGCCGAGATGGTGGAGGACGTGCATTATCCGACTCTGCCGCCGGTGCGCAAACTGACCTTCGCCGAAGGGATGCGCGACACGGTGCGGTTTTTCGGGGTGATCCTCGCGGCCAACATCATCGCGCTGATGATCTATCCTTTCGTGATCCCGCTGGCGCCGTTTCTGTTCTTCGGGCTGAACGGCTACCTTCTGGGGCGTGAATATTTCCAGATGGCCGCCTTCCGGCGGATGGAGCGTGAAGCGGCGCTCGAGCTTTACGAGCGCAACAAGGTCACGATCTGGGCCGCGGGCGCGCTGATGGCGGTGCCGCTGTCCATCCCGCTGGTGAACCTCTTCGTGCCGGTTCTGGGCGCTGCGGGCTTCACCCACCTGTTCCACGCGATCACCGGTCGGCGCGGGTGA
- a CDS encoding DUF4396 domain-containing protein, producing the protein MTPNWFTVLSWLSLAVGVLSFLYLLVQMRRNPPHMAIMAWVWPICGLFGGPLVIWLHGRFPGHGNAPFPVSVAKGTLHCGAGCTLGDILAENLALAIPAVLIAFGWPGLWEDKIFAVWGLDYVFALAIGIVFQYFSIAPMRGLGLGEGLKEAAKADVASLTSWQIGMYGMMAIFHFAVFKGLWGAEINAADPEFWFAMQIAMMAGFVTAYPVNWLLIRKGIKEEM; encoded by the coding sequence ATGACACCAAACTGGTTTACCGTTCTGAGCTGGTTATCGCTTGCTGTAGGCGTTCTCTCATTTCTCTATCTTCTCGTTCAGATGCGTCGGAACCCGCCGCATATGGCGATCATGGCATGGGTCTGGCCGATTTGCGGGTTGTTCGGCGGACCGCTGGTCATCTGGTTGCATGGCCGCTTTCCGGGCCATGGCAATGCGCCCTTCCCGGTCTCGGTCGCGAAGGGGACGCTCCATTGCGGCGCAGGCTGCACTCTTGGCGATATTCTGGCCGAGAACCTCGCGCTCGCGATCCCCGCGGTGCTGATCGCATTCGGCTGGCCAGGTTTATGGGAAGATAAGATCTTTGCGGTCTGGGGGCTCGATTACGTCTTCGCCCTCGCGATCGGGATCGTGTTCCAGTATTTCTCGATCGCGCCGATGCGCGGGCTTGGCCTCGGTGAAGGGCTCAAGGAGGCGGCAAAAGCCGATGTCGCTTCGCTCACCTCGTGGCAGATCGGCATGTACGGGATGATGGCGATCTTCCATTTCGCCGTGTTCAAAGGGCTCTGGGGCGCCGAGATCAACGCCGCCGACCCGGAATTCTGGTTCGCCATGCAGATCGCGATGATGGCGGGTTTCGTGACCGCCTACCCGGTGAACTGGCTCTTGATCCGCAAGGGCATCAAGGAAGAGATGTGA
- a CDS encoding DUF1467 family protein, which yields MSLTGGIILFAVIWFMIFFMVLPVRLKTQGDVDEVVPGTPAGAPHEAHLGAKVKITTIVTIVLWAIIAAVLLSGIITLEDIDFFGQLRR from the coding sequence ATGAGCCTCACCGGCGGCATCATCCTCTTCGCGGTCATCTGGTTCATGATCTTCTTCATGGTCTTGCCGGTGCGGTTGAAGACGCAAGGCGATGTAGACGAGGTCGTGCCGGGCACCCCCGCAGGGGCGCCGCATGAGGCGCATCTGGGCGCGAAGGTGAAGATCACCACTATTGTCACCATCGTGCTCTGGGCGATCATCGCGGCGGTGCTGCTGTCGGGGATCATCACCTTGGAAGATATCGACTTCTTCGGGCAGCTGCGCCGCTAG
- the mce gene encoding methylmalonyl-CoA epimerase: MIGRLNHVAIAVPDLEAASAKYRDTLGANVGAPQDEPDHGVTVVFIELPNTKIELLYPLGEDSPINGFLEKNPAGGIHHMCFEVEDILEARDKLKADGARVLGSGEPKIGAHGKPVLFLHPKDFNGCLVELEQV; encoded by the coding sequence ATGATCGGACGCCTGAACCATGTCGCTATCGCCGTGCCCGACCTCGAGGCGGCCTCGGCCAAGTATCGTGACACGCTGGGTGCCAATGTCGGCGCGCCGCAGGACGAGCCCGATCACGGCGTCACGGTCGTCTTCATCGAACTGCCCAACACCAAGATCGAACTGCTCTACCCGCTGGGCGAGGACAGCCCGATCAACGGTTTTCTGGAAAAGAACCCCGCAGGCGGCATCCATCATATGTGCTTCGAGGTGGAAGACATCCTCGAGGCGCGCGACAAGCTGAAAGCGGATGGCGCGCGGGTTCTGGGCAGCGGCGAGCCGAAGATCGGCGCGCATGGCAAGCCCGTGCTGTTCCTGCACCCGAAAGACTTCAATGGCTGCCTGGTCGAACTGGAGCAGGTCTGA
- a CDS encoding response regulator: protein MSDTIPTLTRMPTPERPLTGLTVLLVEDSRFASEAVRLLCLRSGARIRRADCLASADRHLKTYRPSIVIVDMGLPDGSGSDLIAEIRGTRGPHPVILGTSGDPDLKSAALAAGADGFLEKPIESLAVFQEAILSTLPEEMRPLGLRALADLVIAPDPLALRDDLQHLSELLRDTKGADTRALPYAAHFLHSIACSAHDAALDDAAQRLRRSGGPSREDMTRVTQIIDARIAAAGAF, encoded by the coding sequence ATGAGCGACACGATCCCGACCCTGACCCGCATGCCGACGCCCGAACGCCCTCTGACCGGGCTGACGGTGCTTCTGGTGGAAGACAGCCGCTTCGCCTCGGAAGCTGTACGGCTGCTGTGCCTGCGCTCGGGCGCGCGAATCCGACGCGCCGATTGCCTCGCCTCGGCGGATCGGCATCTCAAGACCTATCGGCCCTCGATCGTGATCGTGGATATGGGCCTGCCCGATGGCTCGGGAAGCGACCTGATCGCCGAGATACGCGGGACGCGTGGGCCGCATCCGGTGATCCTTGGGACCTCGGGCGACCCCGACCTGAAAAGCGCAGCCCTCGCGGCGGGCGCGGACGGGTTTCTGGAAAAGCCGATCGAAAGCCTCGCCGTGTTTCAGGAAGCGATCCTGTCGACCCTGCCCGAAGAGATGCGACCGCTCGGCCTGCGCGCGCTTGCCGATCTTGTGATCGCGCCGGACCCGCTCGCGCTGCGCGACGACCTGCAACACCTCTCGGAACTGCTGCGCGACACCAAGGGGGCCGACACGCGCGCCCTGCCCTATGCCGCGCATTTCCTTCATAGCATCGCGTGCTCGGCCCATGATGCGGCGCTGGACGATGCGGCGCAGCGCCTGAGACGATCCGGCGGCCCCTCACGCGAGGATATGACCCGGGTCACTCAGATCATAGATGCGCGGATCGCGGCGGCCGGGGCGTTCTGA
- a CDS encoding hemerythrin domain-containing protein, giving the protein MSSIYDAIKQDHDNHRALMKKIADTSGDSAERTQAWNEFYYDIKSHAAAEEETFYSKLMTKTWGQDSARHSVEEHAELDDLLEELNEMDMASPGWLNKFHKLEHDYNHHMDEEEDEIFGRAKDVIDESEIENYGEKFLERKKKEMKLVDEKKKDSLED; this is encoded by the coding sequence ATGAGCTCGATCTACGACGCCATCAAGCAAGATCACGACAATCACCGCGCCCTGATGAAGAAGATCGCTGATACGTCCGGCGACAGCGCGGAGCGCACGCAGGCGTGGAATGAGTTCTATTACGACATCAAGTCCCACGCCGCCGCCGAGGAAGAGACCTTCTATTCCAAGCTGATGACCAAAACCTGGGGTCAGGATTCAGCGCGTCACTCGGTCGAGGAACATGCCGAGCTCGACGATCTGCTCGAAGAACTCAACGAGATGGACATGGCGAGCCCCGGTTGGCTGAACAAGTTCCACAAGCTCGAGCATGACTACAATCACCACATGGACGAGGAAGAAGACGAAATCTTCGGCCGCGCCAAGGACGTGATCGACGAAAGCGAGATCGAGAATTACGGCGAGAAATTCCTCGAGCGTAAGAAGAAAGAAATGAAGCTGGTCGACGAGAAGAAGAAAGACAGTCTCGAAGACTGA
- the aspS gene encoding aspartate--tRNA ligase, producing MHAFRSHTCADLSAANAGETVRLAGWVHRVRDHGGVLFIDLRDHYGMTQVLCDGDSPAFKTMEKTRSEWVIRIDGTVKLRDESLINPKIPTGEIEVYVRDIEILGESEELPLPVFGELEYPEETRLAYRFLDLRRESLHDKMILRSNVVKSMRKRMWDADFNEFQTPIITASSPEGARDFLVPSRLHPGKFYALPQAPQQFKQLIMVGGFDKYFQIAPCFRDEDPRADRSPTDFYQLDVEMSFVEQEDIFNVMQPVIQGVFEEFADGRTVDPNWPRIPYAESMLKYGSDKPDLRNPIEMQVVSDHFRDSGFAIFAKLLEQDGTEIRAIPAPTGGSRKFCDRMNKFAQEQGLPGMGYIFWRKGEDGSLEGAGPLAKNIGPERTEAVRAQLGLGEGDAAFFLGGAPSSFEGVAGRARNVIGEELGLTDKTKFKFAWVVDFPMYEADDEGKIDFSHNPFSMPQGGMEALQGDPLQVKGYQYDLACNGYEILSGAIRNHKLETMYKAFEIAGYPASEVEKRFGGMVKAFKYGAPPHGGCAAGIDRIVMILADTANIREVIMFPMNQRAEDLMMGAPSEPMNEQLRELRLRVLPQED from the coding sequence ATGCATGCCTTTCGCAGCCATACCTGCGCAGATCTGAGCGCCGCCAACGCCGGTGAGACCGTCCGCCTTGCGGGCTGGGTCCATCGCGTGCGCGATCACGGGGGGGTGCTCTTCATCGATCTTCGCGATCATTACGGTATGACGCAGGTGCTCTGTGACGGCGACAGCCCCGCCTTCAAGACGATGGAAAAAACGCGCTCGGAATGGGTGATCCGCATCGACGGCACCGTGAAGCTGCGCGACGAGAGCCTGATCAACCCGAAGATTCCGACCGGCGAGATCGAGGTCTATGTCCGCGACATCGAAATCCTGGGCGAGTCCGAGGAGCTGCCGTTGCCGGTCTTCGGCGAGCTGGAATATCCTGAAGAGACCCGTCTGGCCTATCGTTTCCTCGACCTGCGTCGCGAGAGCCTGCATGACAAGATGATCCTGCGCTCCAACGTCGTGAAATCCATGCGTAAACGCATGTGGGACGCCGATTTCAACGAATTCCAGACGCCGATCATCACCGCGTCGTCGCCCGAAGGCGCGCGCGACTTCCTCGTGCCGTCGCGCCTGCATCCGGGCAAGTTCTACGCGCTGCCGCAGGCGCCGCAGCAGTTCAAGCAGCTGATCATGGTCGGCGGCTTCGACAAGTATTTCCAGATCGCGCCGTGCTTCCGTGACGAAGACCCGCGCGCCGACCGCTCGCCCACCGACTTCTACCAGCTGGACGTCGAGATGAGCTTCGTCGAGCAGGAAGACATCTTCAACGTGATGCAGCCGGTGATCCAGGGCGTGTTCGAGGAATTCGCCGACGGTCGTACAGTCGATCCAAACTGGCCGCGCATTCCCTATGCCGAGTCGATGCTGAAATACGGCTCCGACAAGCCTGACCTGCGCAACCCGATCGAGATGCAGGTGGTCTCCGATCACTTCCGCGACTCGGGCTTCGCGATCTTCGCGAAACTGCTCGAACAGGATGGCACCGAGATTCGTGCGATCCCGGCCCCCACGGGCGGCTCGCGCAAGTTCTGCGACCGGATGAACAAGTTCGCCCAGGAACAGGGCCTGCCGGGCATGGGCTACATCTTCTGGCGCAAGGGCGAGGATGGCTCGCTCGAAGGCGCAGGCCCGCTGGCGAAGAATATCGGCCCCGAGCGGACCGAAGCGGTGCGCGCGCAGCTGGGTCTGGGCGAGGGCGATGCGGCCTTCTTCCTCGGTGGTGCTCCGTCGAGTTTTGAGGGCGTCGCAGGCCGTGCGCGCAACGTGATCGGCGAAGAGCTGGGCCTGACCGACAAGACCAAGTTCAAATTCGCCTGGGTTGTCGACTTCCCGATGTACGAGGCCGATGACGAGGGCAAGATCGACTTCTCGCATAACCCGTTCTCGATGCCGCAAGGCGGGATGGAGGCACTGCAGGGCGACCCGCTGCAGGTCAAAGGCTACCAGTACGACCTCGCCTGCAACGGCTACGAGATCCTCTCGGGCGCGATCCGGAACCACAAGCTCGAGACCATGTACAAGGCGTTCGAGATCGCGGGCTATCCGGCCTCCGAAGTCGAGAAACGTTTCGGCGGCATGGTCAAGGCGTTCAAATACGGCGCTCCGCCGCACGGTGGGTGCGCCGCCGGCATCGACCGGATCGTGATGATCCTCGCCGATACCGCGAATATCCGCGAAGTCATCATGTTCCCGATGAACCAGCGCGCCGAAGACCTGATGATGGGCGCGCCGTCGGAGCCGATGAACGAACAGCTGCGCGAGTTGCGCCTGCGGGTTCTGCCGCAAGAGGACTGA